The DNA segment CGAAGGTTGAGGAAGCAACACAGGCGATCATCAGACTACTGCGCTAACCGTTCCCCGGAGGCCCCTGTGCGCTCCCAGGCTTCATCAGATAGTCGTGATAATGCCTCAAACGGTGGGTCCGCGCATCAGCATTTACTAGTGGTTGGTTCTGATGTCATGCCGTGCCACACGGAAACATACCCATGTATGACCCGAAGCATCATCGCTGTTTGTCATTCTGATCCCCATCATCGCTGGGCGGGTCCTCCCCACAACCAGGGCGCGAAGCGCCGGGAGCAGACCAAATTTCCGTTCGGCGCTCCTCCGTCGCTTATTTCCTCGCGAAATTTTGGCCCGCTCCCGGTTCCCCAAGTTGCACTCCGGCCCCTCGTACCTAGCGGTGATTCCTCTATCAGAACGACGCACAAATATGACAGACACATACGGTGCCAGCCAGTCGCCGAAGGAGAAGGAACATGGAACCGCTGACCATCAAAACCCCCGCCGATGCCCTCAGTTTCATCGGCAACACCTTGGGGTTTTGGCCCCAGGAAAGCCTGGTCTGCATCACCCTCGCCGATCACCATGTAGGGACAACCCTGCGCGTCGACCTGCCGAAGCCAAACACCGAGACCAGCTACGCAAAGTTGGTGGCAAGCTACCTCGGCCACGACACCCACGCTGAAAGTGCGCTCCTCACCATTGGCGCCCACGAAGGACGGCGGGACCGGGACCCTTGAGTTGCCGCTTCGCCTAGGAGGCTTCCCCAAGGAACTGGCTTTGGAAAAGTTTCACAAAAGTCATGTATCTTCACCACCACTCCCCCATGAAGTAGTAAGAAAGCCCACCAAAGGGCTCCAAGATAGAAAGGAGGCGGACCGTCACAGGAAGACTGCAACCCACCCACCGAAACAGGCACACCCTGCGCACACTTTGCGCCGGTTTGTGCACAGTCAGAGAGCGAAACAGCCTCTGACAAGGGGAAACACTGTGCCCGAAGTGGGACTTGAACCGGCTTTACCCCCTTGCAAACACTGGCCTCCCCCCGAAAACCTCCCCAAACCGGCCCAGACCGACACCGATACGGCCCAGTCCGACCCCCAAGGTGTGCACATTGTGCACACCCCCCTTTTTGCCCTCTCCCTGGCCGGCATTTGATGGCTGCCTGTGCGCCTGTCGAGCAAGCAACTCCATACCCCGACGTGTTCATGCCCGCGCCAGAGCCCGATGACACTGGTATCGATACCGGCGTGGAGCAGTCGCATCGCGGTCGTGTGCCGCAAGACATGGGCGGTGACGCGTTTATCGGCCGGTCTTCGACAGCGCGTGGTGGCGGTGCGAGTATGGATGGTGCTGCGGTGTTCGATAGCGTCTCGGCTAAGCCGCTGGCCGGTGCGCCCGGGGAAGACTACCGGTGTGGGCGGGGCGTTGTTCCTTATCCCAAGATCGCAACGACGTGACCGTTTGGCGGTCAGCGGAGTGATGCGGTCTTTTCGTCCCTTGCCGCGGCAGGAAATGTGGGCGCCAGTGCCCAGGTGGATGTCGCTCACTGTGAGGCTGAGTAGTTCCGAGATGCGCGATCCGGTTTGGATGGCGACGAGCAAGAAGGTGTAGTCGCGCCGCCCGGTCCAGGTGCTGCGATCCGGCGCTGCGAGCAGGGCCTCGCATTCCTTGTCGTCGAGATAATCGACAAGGCGGCGATCGATGCGTTGCGGCGGTATTGCCAACACTCGGGTAAGGCTGGTGGCATGTTCGGAATGGCGAAGGACCGCGTATCGGAACAGACTGTGGATCGCGCTAAGTCGGGCATTTGGATCCGGGCGCTGTTACCGCGGTCCGTGTGCGGGTGTTCGAAGAAATCCGTGATGTTGGGGCCATCGAGGTGGTCCCATTGCAACGACGATGCCGGGATCCTGTGATGGTTAGCGGCGAAGACGAGCAACATTCGCCGCGTATCGCGGTAAGAGGCGATGGTGTGGCTGCTGGCAGGCAGGATCGCAGGTTGCATACAAAATGCACCACAATGGCCACGATGCCCTTGACGCACCGGCCTGCTTCTGAGAAGTTGTAT comes from the Arthrobacter sp. CAN_C5 genome and includes:
- a CDS encoding tyrosine-type recombinase/integrase; amino-acid sequence: MLAIPPQRIDRRLVDYLDDKECEALLAAPDRSTWTGRRDYTFLLVAIQTGSRISELLSLTVSDIHLGTGAHISCRGKGRKDRITPLTAKRSRRCDLGIRNNAPPTPVVFPGRTGQRLSRDAIEHRSTIHTRTATTRCRRPADKRVTAHVLRHTTAMRLLHAGIDTSVIGLWRGHEHVGVWSCLLDRRTGSHQMPARERAKRGVCTMCTPWGSDWAVSVSVWAGLGRFSGGGQCLQGGKAGSSPTSGTVFPLVRGCFAL
- a CDS encoding DUF4192 family protein, encoding MEPLTIKTPADALSFIGNTLGFWPQESLVCITLADHHVGTTLRVDLPKPNTETSYAKLVASYLGHDTHAESALLTIGAHEGRRDRDP